The genomic region TTGAAATGAATTTTTTACCTGATGTCTATGTCCAGTGCGACGTCTGCAAAGGCGCTAGATATAGTCGAGAAACACTGCAAGTGAAATATAAAAGCTATACCATCGCCGATATTTTAAATCTTACCGTCGAAGAAGCTTTAAACGTCTTTAGTAATATTCCCAGAGCGGTAACGCGTCTGCAAACCCTTTTAGACGTGGGTTTAGGCTATATTCAATTGGGACAGTCGGCACCTACTCTCTCCGGTGGGGAAGCTCAAAGACTCAAATTAGCTTCAGAATTGTCTCGTCGCGCTACGGGTAAAACTCTCTATCTTATCGACGAACCAACCACGGGTTTATCTTTTTACGATACTCATCAGTTGTTAAACGTTTTACAAAGACTAGTAGATAAGGGTAACTCCGTCATAGTCATTGAGCATAACCTAGATGTAATTAGATGTAGCGATTGGATCATCGATTTAGGACCAGAAGGAGGCGATCAAGGTGGTGAGATTGTGGCTGTGGGAACACCAGAAATAGTAGCTCAAAATACCGCTTCTTACACCGGTAATTATTTAGAATTTTGATATACGTGGCAATCGCCTCTTTAGCTGATAATATATATCAAAAAGTTTGTTAATGCTAGGACTTGATTTTCACCAACCCTGACCGAAAAGGGACGGGGATTGACTAAACCAATTTAGTTGACTTAAGCGGTGAATAGCCCACAGAGCCTAACTATCTCACAGACTTCCGAATACTTCCCAAGGAGCGGATCCCCTCTAAACCCGATTGGTATGGGTGCTGTTAAAGACAGGACATGGTTGGTTAGGTGGGCATCGAGGGACACAAACTCAACTCTTGAGGATTATCTCCCATGCAAAGAGTACCTGTAATTTCAACAGACAACATTCCTCTAATGCCGACCAAACCTAGTCGCGCCAGAAGATGGATTAAAGAAGGAAAAGCCGTAGGACAATTCAACGACCTCGGTATTTTCTATATCCAGTTAACCGAATCCCAATCAAGCGATCGCACTCAACCTATTTCTGTAGGAATTGACCCAGGTAAATTGTTCTCAGGAATAGGTGTTCAATCCTCCCTCTATACTCTTTGGACAGCTCATTTAGAGTTACCCTTCAAGCGAGTTAGAGAAAGGATGGATAATCGCCGTCTAATGCGACGAGCAAGACGGGGAAGACGGATTAACCGTAAACTTTCC from Gloeocapsa sp. PCC 73106 harbors:
- a CDS encoding RRXRR domain-containing protein — translated: MQRVPVISTDNIPLMPTKPSRARRWIKEGKAVGQFNDLGIFYIQLTESQSSDRTQPISVGIDPGKLFSGIGVQSSLYTLWTAHLELPFKRVRERMDNRRLMRRARRGRRINRKLSFKLRAHRQKRFSNRKQSKLAPSIKANRQLEIRVVSELSKIYPITGIYFEYVK